The following coding sequences are from one Cenarchaeum symbiosum A window:
- a CDS encoding IMP dehydrogenase/GMP reductase (COG0516), whose translation MEFREGLTFDDVLLVPKYSDITSRSQVDLGTRLSRNISINMPLISANMDTVTESAMAVTMAREGGIGIIHRFLTMQEQVDEVLKVKRSGSVVIENPYTISPEQTVHDAAAYAEDKGVSGLLVAGPDSKLVGILTERDMEFEEDTSRPVRDLMTKDVVTAGPDIGPGEARRLMHKNRIEKLPLVDGSGTIRGLITSKDITDLENYPGASKDSKGRPLVGAAVGVKDDFMERTDMLLGAGADVIVVDIAHGHSENALSAVRHIKKGFPSCELIAGNVATARGAEDLIKAGVDAVKTGVGSGSICITRVVTGSGVPQLTAVMDCAKVGRDNDIPVISDGGTRTSGDATKALAAGASSVMVGSMLGGTDESPGSVLTKNGKRFKVYRGMASLGASLGRRSKSPGFSMDDDLNDYVAEGVEAMVPYKGSVNDILKQLTGGIRSGLSYCGAHTIPQMQKNAEFIKMSGAGFAESQPHVFS comes from the coding sequence TTGGAATTTAGGGAGGGTCTGACTTTTGACGACGTGCTCCTTGTACCCAAGTATTCAGATATAACGAGCAGGTCCCAGGTGGACCTTGGGACGCGCCTCTCCCGGAACATATCGATCAACATGCCGCTGATCAGCGCCAACATGGATACCGTCACAGAATCGGCCATGGCCGTGACGATGGCAAGGGAGGGGGGCATAGGGATAATCCACAGGTTTCTTACCATGCAAGAACAGGTGGACGAGGTACTCAAGGTAAAGCGCTCGGGCAGCGTGGTAATAGAGAACCCGTATACGATAAGCCCCGAGCAGACCGTCCATGACGCGGCGGCATACGCAGAAGACAAGGGCGTCTCGGGATTGTTGGTAGCGGGCCCTGATTCAAAGCTTGTGGGGATACTCACCGAGCGGGACATGGAGTTCGAAGAGGACACATCGCGGCCCGTCCGGGATCTTATGACAAAGGATGTCGTCACGGCGGGCCCCGACATAGGCCCCGGCGAGGCGAGAAGGCTAATGCACAAGAACAGGATAGAGAAGCTGCCCCTGGTCGATGGCTCCGGCACGATAAGGGGCCTGATAACGAGCAAGGATATCACCGATTTGGAGAACTATCCGGGGGCCTCCAAGGATTCCAAGGGAAGGCCTCTTGTGGGGGCGGCAGTCGGAGTAAAGGACGACTTTATGGAGAGGACAGACATGCTGCTCGGTGCGGGCGCCGATGTCATAGTGGTGGATATAGCGCACGGGCACAGCGAGAACGCGCTGTCTGCCGTCCGGCACATAAAAAAGGGCTTTCCCTCGTGCGAGCTGATAGCTGGCAACGTGGCAACTGCCAGGGGCGCAGAAGACCTGATAAAAGCGGGCGTGGATGCTGTCAAGACGGGAGTCGGCTCTGGCTCTATCTGCATAACCCGGGTGGTGACGGGCTCCGGAGTGCCGCAGCTTACAGCCGTAATGGACTGCGCAAAGGTGGGCCGGGACAACGACATACCAGTGATATCCGACGGGGGGACCCGCACTTCGGGCGATGCGACAAAGGCACTGGCCGCAGGCGCCTCGTCGGTAATGGTGGGAAGCATGCTGGGGGGGACAGACGAATCCCCCGGGTCGGTCCTTACAAAGAACGGCAAGCGCTTCAAGGTATACAGGGGGATGGCCTCGCTTGGCGCGTCGCTTGGCAGGCGCTCAAAGTCGCCCGGCTTTTCCATGGATGATGATCTTAACGACTATGTGGCAGAAGGAGTAGAGGCCATGGTCCCCTACAAGGGGAGCGTAAATGACATACTCAAGCAGCTCACAGGCGGGATACGCTCGGGATTGAGCTATTGCGGGGCGCATACAATACCGCAGATGCAGAAGAATGCAGAGTTCATCAAGATGTCGGGTGCCGGCTTTGCAGAGAGCCAGCCGCACGTATTCTCATAG